Proteins from a single region of Palaemon carinicauda isolate YSFRI2023 unplaced genomic scaffold, ASM3689809v2 scaffold1849, whole genome shotgun sequence:
- the LOC137635853 gene encoding uncharacterized protein: METTERQKKILRTAKARDAASKYLTHIRHIKDSNGIVLTEESEIKRRWETYFEGLLNEENPRTVFEDGLPNETVNIGVTRKEVEQAVKKMKNSKAAGPDNRPVEVWKSLGEDGIDILWDLTQKIFHQEKMLEEWRRSLIIPIYKRKGGIQEFSNYRGIKLIRHTMKIWEKIIEKRL, translated from the coding sequence ATGGAAACAACAGAAAgacagaagaaaatattacgaactgctaaggcccgagatgctgcatcaaAATACCTGACACATATAAGGcatataaaagatagcaatggcatAGTTCTAACAGAAGAGAGTGAAATTAAAAggaggtgggaaacttattttgaaggattattgaatgaggagaacccaagaacagtatttgaagatggactcccaaacgagacagttaacATAGGAGTGACCAGAaaagaagtagaacaagcagtaaagaagatgaaaaatagtaaagctgcaggaccggataatagaccagtagaggtatggaagagtcttggagaggatggcatagatatcttgtgggacctgacacagAAGATCTTCCATCAGGAAAAGATgctagaggaatggagaagaagcctaatcattcccatctataagcgGAAGGGAGGCATCCAGGAATTtagcaactacagaggcataaagctgataaggcatactatgaaaatatgggagaagatcattgagaagagactctga